In a genomic window of Streptococcus oralis subsp. tigurinus:
- a CDS encoding metal ABC transporter substrate-binding protein translates to MKKRTFLLLMAGLLVLVLGACSQKEKQEAKGMKIVTSFYPIYAMVKEVSGDLNDVRMIQSSSGIHSFEPSANDIAAIYDADVFVYHSHTLESWAGSLDPNLKNSKVKVLEASEGMTLERVPGLEDVEAGDGIDEKTLYDPHTWLDPEKAGEEAQIIADKLSEVDSEHKETYQKNAQAFIKKAQELTKKFQPIFEKASQKTFVTQHTAFSYMAKRFGLKQLGIAGISPEQEPSPRQLTEIQEFVKTYKVKTIFTESNASSKVAETLIKSTGVSLKTLNPLEADPKNDKTYLENLEENINVLAEELK, encoded by the coding sequence ATGAAAAAAAGAACATTTCTATTATTAATGGCAGGTCTGTTGGTTCTTGTCTTAGGAGCATGTAGCCAAAAAGAAAAACAAGAAGCAAAAGGAATGAAGATTGTAACAAGTTTTTACCCAATCTATGCCATGGTCAAAGAGGTATCAGGTGACTTGAATGACGTACGGATGATTCAGTCAAGTAGTGGGATTCACTCCTTTGAACCGTCAGCAAATGACATTGCTGCCATTTATGATGCGGATGTTTTTGTCTACCATTCTCATACGCTCGAATCTTGGGCTGGAAGTCTAGATCCTAACTTGAAAAATTCAAAAGTTAAGGTTTTAGAAGCGTCTGAAGGGATGACCTTGGAGCGTGTACCAGGTTTGGAAGATGTAGAAGCTGGTGACGGTATTGATGAAAAAACACTTTACGACCCGCACACTTGGTTAGATCCTGAAAAAGCAGGCGAAGAAGCACAGATTATTGCGGACAAACTTTCAGAGGTTGATAGTGAGCACAAAGAAACTTACCAAAAAAATGCTCAAGCCTTTATCAAAAAAGCTCAGGAATTGACTAAGAAATTCCAGCCTATTTTTGAAAAAGCGAGTCAAAAGACCTTTGTTACGCAACACACAGCCTTTTCTTACATGGCTAAACGTTTTGGATTGAAACAACTTGGAATTGCTGGTATTTCTCCAGAACAAGAGCCGAGTCCGAGACAGTTGACAGAAATCCAAGAATTTGTAAAAACCTATAAGGTCAAAACCATCTTTACTGAGAGCAATGCTTCCTCTAAAGTTGCTGAAACCTTGATCAAATCAACAGGAGTTAGTCTGAAAACACTGAATCCTTTGGAAGCAGACCCCAAAAATGACAAAACTTACTTAGAAAATCTAGAAGAAAATATAAATGTTCTTGCAGAAGAATTGAAATGA